The proteins below are encoded in one region of Tessaracoccus aquimaris:
- a CDS encoding carbohydrate ABC transporter permease, producing MRSHKWFTPWLLVAPAIIWVLVFSLWPFLNTVILSFTNARPLKPPSFIGVANYERMFGDEMFWNAIVTCLIYVAACVPLLTILPLLLALLVEKVIPGISFFRTTFYFPVIASVVVVALIWQWLFDSRGIVNQSLDFLGLTDQPVPFLVDRWLLLACSILLTVWKGLGYYMVVYLAALGNVGKELHEAAQLDGASSFRRFLHVTIPGVRGAMLLICVLIAVSAMRIFTELEVLSKGTGGPGGYDMSLVMLIRQVGSGLTGNVGYASAISVALFLLTLIPLIAIAFMNREKKAA from the coding sequence ATGAGGTCCCATAAGTGGTTCACCCCCTGGCTCCTCGTGGCTCCCGCCATCATCTGGGTGCTGGTGTTCTCGCTCTGGCCGTTTCTCAACACGGTCATCCTGAGCTTCACCAACGCCCGGCCGCTGAAGCCTCCGTCCTTCATCGGCGTCGCCAACTACGAGCGCATGTTCGGCGACGAGATGTTCTGGAACGCGATCGTCACCTGCCTGATCTACGTCGCGGCCTGCGTGCCGCTGCTGACGATCCTGCCGCTGCTGCTCGCGCTCCTGGTCGAGAAGGTCATCCCCGGCATCTCGTTCTTCCGCACCACCTTCTACTTCCCGGTGATCGCCTCGGTCGTGGTGGTGGCGCTGATCTGGCAGTGGCTCTTCGACAGCCGCGGCATCGTCAACCAGTCGCTCGACTTCCTGGGGCTGACAGATCAACCGGTTCCGTTCCTGGTGGACCGCTGGCTGCTGCTCGCCTGCTCCATCCTGCTGACGGTGTGGAAGGGCCTCGGCTACTACATGGTCGTCTACCTGGCGGCTCTGGGTAACGTCGGCAAGGAGCTCCACGAGGCGGCCCAACTCGACGGAGCGAGCAGCTTCCGCCGCTTCCTCCATGTCACCATTCCGGGCGTGCGGGGCGCGATGCTGCTGATCTGCGTGCTGATCGCCGTCTCCGCGATGCGCATCTTCACCGAACTTGAGGTCCTCTCCAAGGGCACCGGAGGCCCCGGCGGCTACGACATGTCGCTGGTGATGCTGATCCGTCAGGTCGGCTCAGGCCTCACGGGCAACGTCGGCTACGCCTCCGCCATCAGCGTTGCGCTCTTCCTGCTGACGCTGATCCCCCTGATCGCGATCGCGTTCATGAACCGTGAGAAGAAGGCAGCATGA
- a CDS encoding class I SAM-dependent methyltransferase, translating into MTLREAFDRGARRYDLMVALNPGYHRELRRAAEALAERLGGAPQNLMDLACGSGLSTRALVDAAPPGSRVLGIDASPGMLERARAKRWPVQVGFERGVVGELNVERWGGGSFDGAQACYLFRNVAEADRDEAVAEVFDLLRPGGWLCVQEYSVAGSAAARRVWDLVSHAVIIPLGVVVDRNPGLYRYLWRSVVDFDSVATFVDRLSRAGFVDVSHRTATGWQRGILHTFVARRPEEAR; encoded by the coding sequence ATGACCCTCCGGGAGGCCTTCGACCGCGGCGCGCGCCGCTACGACCTGATGGTCGCCCTGAATCCGGGCTACCACCGCGAGTTGAGGCGCGCCGCCGAGGCCCTGGCCGAGCGCCTCGGCGGGGCGCCCCAGAACCTGATGGACCTGGCGTGCGGCTCCGGGCTGTCGACCAGGGCATTGGTCGACGCGGCCCCACCAGGCTCCCGTGTACTCGGCATCGATGCCTCACCCGGGATGCTCGAGCGGGCCCGGGCCAAGCGGTGGCCCGTGCAGGTCGGCTTCGAGCGCGGCGTGGTGGGCGAACTGAACGTGGAGAGGTGGGGCGGCGGATCCTTCGACGGCGCGCAGGCGTGTTACCTCTTCCGCAACGTTGCCGAGGCCGACCGCGACGAGGCCGTCGCGGAGGTCTTCGACCTGCTTCGGCCCGGAGGGTGGCTCTGCGTGCAGGAGTACTCGGTGGCTGGCAGCGCCGCGGCACGGCGCGTGTGGGACCTTGTCAGCCACGCCGTGATCATCCCGCTCGGCGTCGTCGTGGACCGGAACCCCGGCCTGTACCGCTATCTGTGGCGAAGCGTCGTCGACTTCGACTCGGTGGCCACCTTCGTCGACCGCTTGAGCCGGGCGGGCTTCGTCGACGTCTCCCACCGCACCGCGACCGGATGGCAGCGCGGGATCCTCCACACCTTCGTCGCCCGCCGACCTGAGGAGGCCCGATGA
- a CDS encoding carbohydrate ABC transporter permease: protein MSTATIDAPVTRTKERIYRKRGSGDFSKPSLGGLIGRYALLLAMLAIVVGPFLWQLSTSLKSADENIYSFPPNLIPQDPTLVNYQKVTDIVPVYTYAWHSLLVSMGTVISNVVLSTFAGYALGCMRFKGKIIAMAILLSTLLLPGEVTVTSNFLTIRMLGLADTLWGVFLPGAVSAMNVLLIATACRMIPQDVLDAATVDGATTWQRIRHIAWPNIRGMVAVVAIFAFIGAWDDFLWPLIVLTDPSKYTLTVGMAYLNGNFAVDPRLIAAGTMIALIPIIVMFSFTQRFFFKGVQEGALKG from the coding sequence ATGAGCACCGCGACCATCGATGCCCCCGTCACCCGCACCAAGGAGCGGATCTACCGCAAGCGCGGCTCCGGCGACTTCTCGAAGCCCTCGCTCGGCGGGCTGATCGGCCGCTATGCGTTGCTGCTTGCGATGCTTGCGATCGTCGTGGGCCCCTTCCTGTGGCAGTTGTCCACCTCGCTGAAGAGCGCCGACGAGAACATCTACTCGTTCCCACCCAACCTGATCCCGCAGGACCCGACGCTGGTGAACTACCAGAAGGTCACCGACATCGTCCCGGTCTACACCTACGCCTGGCACTCGCTGCTCGTGTCGATGGGGACCGTGATCAGCAACGTGGTGCTCTCCACCTTCGCCGGCTACGCGCTGGGATGCATGCGCTTCAAGGGCAAGATCATCGCGATGGCGATCCTGCTGTCGACGCTGCTGCTGCCCGGCGAGGTCACCGTCACGAGCAACTTCCTGACGATCAGGATGCTCGGGCTTGCCGACACCCTGTGGGGCGTCTTCCTCCCCGGCGCGGTGAGCGCCATGAACGTGCTGCTGATCGCGACGGCCTGCCGGATGATCCCCCAGGACGTCCTCGACGCCGCGACGGTCGACGGGGCGACGACCTGGCAGCGGATCCGCCACATCGCATGGCCCAACATCCGCGGCATGGTCGCCGTCGTCGCGATCTTCGCCTTCATCGGCGCCTGGGACGACTTCCTGTGGCCGCTGATCGTGCTCACCGACCCGTCGAAGTACACGCTGACGGTCGGCATGGCCTACCTGAACGGCAACTTCGCGGTCGACCCGCGCCTGATCGCCGCAGGCACCATGATCGCGCTGATCCCGATCATCGTGATGTTCTCCTTCACCCAGCGGTTCTTCTTCAAGGGCGTCCAGGAGGGCGCGCTGAAGGGCTGA
- a CDS encoding MerR family transcriptional regulator — translation MFTIKQVAGLTGVSEAVLRAWESRYGVVTPERSAGRYRLYSDAQIAVLREMAALVEAGMPPSRAAAVLMSASHPVGAAGARTTSPGAAEGGAHGEGAALIRAAANLDPAQLDAAIAAGEPRQFEAFADHWLPGRLRELGDAWAAGEVGVAGEHFASAGLMRAIAASFDDAGPAVIPGRVLVGLPPGSRHEVMLFAFASCLKRAGVDVVYLGADVPAVDWERAAGEHRARAAVIAVTSYRPRSGSAQAVVDRLAALVPPVGIWIGGSRRSDVTGGRPLPDAPSEAAALVARSLRAGGA, via the coding sequence GTGTTCACGATCAAGCAGGTCGCCGGCCTGACCGGCGTCTCGGAGGCTGTGCTGCGCGCGTGGGAATCGCGTTACGGCGTGGTCACGCCTGAGCGCTCGGCCGGGCGGTACCGGCTCTACAGTGACGCCCAGATCGCAGTGCTGCGGGAGATGGCGGCCCTCGTCGAGGCGGGCATGCCGCCCTCGCGCGCGGCGGCCGTCCTGATGTCGGCGAGCCATCCGGTCGGGGCCGCTGGCGCGCGCACGACCTCTCCGGGGGCCGCCGAGGGCGGCGCTCACGGCGAGGGTGCCGCCCTGATCCGTGCGGCGGCGAATCTCGACCCGGCACAGTTGGATGCCGCGATCGCGGCGGGAGAGCCGCGCCAGTTCGAGGCGTTCGCCGATCACTGGCTGCCCGGTCGGCTGCGTGAACTCGGGGATGCGTGGGCGGCTGGTGAGGTAGGCGTTGCGGGGGAGCACTTCGCAAGCGCAGGGCTGATGCGTGCGATCGCCGCGTCCTTCGACGATGCGGGCCCGGCCGTGATCCCCGGCCGCGTGCTCGTCGGATTGCCGCCCGGGTCGCGTCACGAGGTAATGCTGTTCGCCTTCGCCTCCTGTCTCAAGCGCGCGGGGGTGGACGTCGTCTATCTCGGCGCCGACGTGCCTGCCGTCGACTGGGAACGCGCGGCGGGCGAGCATCGCGCCCGGGCGGCCGTGATCGCCGTGACCAGTTACCGGCCACGTAGCGGGTCGGCGCAGGCCGTCGTCGATCGACTGGCTGCGCTCGTTCCCCCCGTCGGGATCTGGATCGGAGGGTCGCGGCGCTCCGACGTCACCGGGGGGCGGCCGCTGCCCGACGCGCCATCCGAGGCCGCCGCGCTGGTCGCGAGGAGCCTGCGCGCCGGAGGCGCCTGA
- a CDS encoding lycopene cyclase domain-containing protein encodes MPEYTALTVVGILAVVAVEVFWLRTGLFRSAQYWISMAIVFFFQVWVDGWLTKLSDPIVIYDPAQISGIRFPWDIPIEDFGFGWAMLTLTLLVWVRLGKRRREAA; translated from the coding sequence ATGCCTGAGTACACGGCCTTGACTGTCGTCGGCATCCTCGCCGTGGTCGCGGTCGAGGTGTTCTGGCTCCGGACGGGGCTGTTCCGCAGCGCCCAGTACTGGATCTCGATGGCCATCGTGTTCTTCTTCCAGGTCTGGGTAGACGGCTGGCTCACCAAACTCTCGGACCCCATCGTGATCTATGACCCCGCCCAGATCTCGGGCATCCGGTTCCCCTGGGACATCCCCATCGAGGACTTCGGGTTCGGGTGGGCGATGCTCACCCTCACGCTGCTCGTCTGGGTCCGCTTGGGCAAGCGACGGAGGGAGGCGGCATGA
- a CDS encoding cytochrome P450 codes for MGEEPEAVCPGRALPAGVDASVMTFGDGAHRCPGQPLAIFETDELLTRLLARHPRLVQEPDVGWDDLIEGYVLRGLRLIV; via the coding sequence GTGGGCGAGGAACCTGAGGCCGTGTGCCCGGGGCGCGCGTTGCCCGCGGGGGTCGACGCTTCGGTGATGACGTTCGGCGACGGCGCCCACCGGTGCCCCGGCCAACCGCTGGCGATCTTCGAGACCGACGAGTTGCTCACCCGTCTCCTGGCGCGACACCCCCGGCTGGTGCAGGAACCGGACGTCGGCTGGGACGACCTCATCGAAGGCTACGTGCTCCGCGGCCTTCGACTCATTGTATAA
- the crtI gene encoding phytoene desaturase family protein: MSRVVVVGAGLSGLSAALHLAGAGHRVTVLEREDVPGGRNGIIERDGFRFDSGPVVFTMLNLLEEAFAAVGRSARDYVTMRLLDPAYHAFFSDGSRLLVRPGHEPMRAEILRECGAKDAAAFDRFVAWLRRLYDVEVPHFIDVNFDSPLDLLRAPRAALDLVRLGGFGRLGPTVSRFFDDDRLHRAFSFQAMYAGMAPAHALALYAVITYMDSIEGVWFPEGGMHAVPRAMAAAAVDAGVDISYGADVARVLRGADGAVTGVRLADGGSVPAEAVVVTADLPVAYETLLPDLRAPRLARKGRFSPSALVWHLGVKGDLPPRSGHHNIHFGDAWDDAFDDLLKRGVPMADPSRYVAAPTVHAPDAAPAGHHTLYVLEPVPNLQVGRLDWDREGPRLRERMRAFLEAAGYPTDVVTEELVTPADWAAQGMAAGSPFALSHAFSQTGPFRPKNVDRRAKGLIFAGSGTTPGVGIPMVLISGKLAARRVEELR; this comes from the coding sequence ATGAGCCGCGTCGTCGTCGTCGGAGCTGGCCTCTCCGGCCTCTCCGCCGCCCTTCACCTCGCGGGCGCGGGGCACCGCGTCACCGTGCTCGAACGCGAGGACGTCCCCGGTGGACGCAACGGCATCATCGAGCGCGACGGCTTCCGGTTCGACAGCGGCCCGGTCGTGTTCACCATGCTCAACCTCCTCGAGGAGGCATTCGCCGCCGTCGGCCGCTCCGCCCGCGACTACGTCACGATGCGCCTCCTCGACCCGGCCTACCACGCGTTCTTCTCCGACGGGTCGCGCCTGTTGGTGCGCCCCGGGCACGAACCCATGCGTGCGGAGATCCTCCGCGAGTGCGGCGCAAAGGACGCCGCGGCCTTCGACCGGTTCGTGGCTTGGCTCCGACGGCTGTACGACGTCGAGGTGCCGCACTTCATCGACGTGAACTTCGACTCGCCGCTCGACCTCCTCCGCGCTCCGAGGGCGGCCCTCGATCTCGTGCGCCTCGGCGGCTTCGGCCGGCTCGGCCCCACCGTGTCGCGCTTCTTCGATGACGACCGGTTGCACAGGGCCTTCAGCTTCCAGGCGATGTACGCCGGGATGGCACCCGCGCATGCGTTGGCGCTCTACGCCGTGATCACTTACATGGACTCCATCGAGGGGGTCTGGTTCCCCGAGGGCGGCATGCACGCCGTGCCCCGGGCGATGGCCGCGGCCGCCGTCGATGCGGGCGTCGACATCAGCTACGGGGCCGACGTGGCACGCGTCCTCCGCGGTGCCGACGGCGCCGTGACCGGGGTTCGGCTCGCAGACGGCGGGTCCGTCCCTGCCGAAGCCGTCGTGGTGACCGCCGACCTCCCCGTCGCCTACGAGACGCTACTGCCCGACCTGCGGGCCCCCAGGCTCGCACGGAAGGGGCGGTTCTCGCCGTCGGCCCTCGTGTGGCACCTCGGCGTCAAGGGCGACCTCCCCCCTCGCTCGGGCCACCACAACATCCACTTCGGGGACGCCTGGGACGACGCCTTCGACGACCTGCTCAAGCGTGGCGTCCCGATGGCCGACCCGTCGCGCTACGTCGCTGCGCCGACGGTGCACGCCCCCGACGCCGCCCCGGCCGGCCACCACACTCTGTACGTGCTCGAACCGGTGCCCAACCTGCAGGTGGGTCGGCTCGACTGGGACCGCGAGGGCCCGCGCCTGCGGGAGCGGATGCGCGCCTTCCTGGAGGCCGCCGGCTACCCGACCGATGTCGTCACCGAGGAACTCGTCACCCCTGCGGACTGGGCCGCGCAGGGCATGGCGGCGGGCAGCCCGTTCGCGCTGTCGCACGCCTTCTCGCAGACGGGCCCGTTCCGCCCCAAGAACGTCGACCGTCGCGCAAAGGGGCTGATCTTCGCCGGGTCCGGCACCACCCCCGGCGTCGGGATCCCGATGGTGCTGATCTCGGGCAAGCTCGCAGCCCGGCGCGTCGAGGAGTTGCGATGA
- a CDS encoding polyprenyl synthetase family protein, with protein sequence MSEVDRLIAAELDALASEWEALIGDLGVDVLAVDLPAWLARHSEGGKRIRVRLAYWGFIAAGGAHGSEAYLRLLRVSAALELLHLFALIHDDVMDESDSRRNHPSAHVEASAWHRDSAGFGQSERFGENLAVLLGDLAHTVADRLVDSLPRRLRETWFRLSVELIAGQRADLTGAAAGRWDEHHAETVARLKTGRYTVMRPLQFGAIAAGASADTERALLSCGELLGRAFALRDDYLGVWGDPAVTGKPAGDDLVDAKATMLVSIARERVDGAARDLLERLGTRRFDHGDAPRLATAMREAGVDTELERMISDDLAAALEHLEGAGLAPAGVAGLRETALAIAWRES encoded by the coding sequence GTGTCCGAGGTCGACCGCCTGATCGCGGCGGAACTCGATGCGCTTGCCTCGGAGTGGGAGGCGCTGATCGGCGACCTCGGGGTCGACGTCCTGGCGGTGGACCTGCCCGCATGGCTGGCGCGCCACAGCGAAGGCGGCAAGCGGATCCGCGTCCGCCTCGCCTACTGGGGCTTCATCGCCGCGGGGGGCGCCCACGGCAGCGAGGCCTACCTGCGCCTGCTGCGGGTCTCCGCGGCGCTCGAGTTGCTGCACCTGTTCGCCCTCATCCACGACGACGTGATGGACGAGTCCGACTCCCGCCGCAACCACCCCTCGGCCCATGTGGAGGCGTCCGCCTGGCATCGCGACAGCGCAGGCTTCGGACAGTCGGAGCGGTTCGGAGAGAACCTGGCGGTGCTCCTCGGCGATCTCGCGCACACCGTCGCCGACCGGCTCGTCGACTCGCTGCCGCGGCGCCTGCGCGAGACCTGGTTCCGGCTGTCGGTCGAACTGATCGCCGGCCAACGCGCCGACCTGACCGGGGCCGCCGCCGGCCGCTGGGACGAGCATCACGCCGAGACGGTCGCCCGCCTCAAGACCGGCCGCTACACCGTGATGCGTCCCCTCCAGTTCGGGGCCATCGCGGCGGGCGCGTCGGCCGACACCGAGCGCGCCCTGCTGAGCTGCGGCGAGCTGCTCGGCCGCGCCTTCGCCCTGCGCGATGACTACCTGGGCGTCTGGGGAGATCCGGCCGTCACGGGCAAGCCCGCGGGAGACGACCTGGTCGACGCCAAGGCCACGATGTTGGTGTCGATCGCCCGCGAGCGGGTCGACGGGGCGGCGCGCGACCTGCTGGAGAGGCTCGGCACGCGGCGGTTCGACCACGGCGACGCACCCCGTTTGGCCACGGCGATGCGGGAGGCGGGGGTCGATACCGAGCTCGAGAGGATGATCTCCGACGACCTCGCCGCGGCGCTCGAGCATCTGGAGGGCGCCGGCCTCGCCCCCGCCGGAGTCGCGGGTCTGCGCGAGACGGCGCTGGCCATCGCCTGGCGGGAGTCATGA
- a CDS encoding FAD-dependent oxidoreductase, whose protein sequence is MSQRPGRDPRAQCHPAAPGTRRVEGDRSALVVGGGIAGLAAATALAERGVRVTLAESGDRLGGRVAAWPLDGQRTMSRGFHAFFRQYYNLRRLLRRIDVDLSFLVPVDDYPLQRPDGLRDSFAGLVTTPPWSVLQFVARSPAFTARGLAGVHIPSALELLKVRFPDTYERYEGESAAAFLDRLRFPDGARDLALEVFARSFFADPREFGAGELVAMFHTYFLGSAEGLLFDVPDDDYDAALWRPLAARLECLGVDIRLDAHVDSIEVRDDGAAVSIAGRRVEADAVVLAADPRAARRLAEGIPGDHLAGWRGSVAATYNAPPFVVVRLWLDTPVDASRPAFLGTSGYGPLDNVSVLERFEAGAARWAEDHHGSVVELHAYACDEDVVGDEAAASALVDRLEAELHRVFPETAAAGVLAREVLVRDDCTLIGPTGWAARPGVMTPDPRLVLAGDWLRCGYPVALMERAATTGFLAANRLLARWGAAGHDIWTVPMRGLLARRRVRPASGGAARR, encoded by the coding sequence ATGAGCCAGCGGCCCGGCAGGGACCCACGCGCTCAGTGCCACCCCGCGGCACCGGGAACCAGGCGCGTCGAGGGGGACCGCAGCGCCCTCGTGGTCGGCGGCGGGATCGCCGGGCTGGCGGCAGCCACGGCCCTGGCCGAGCGCGGTGTTCGGGTCACCCTCGCGGAGTCCGGGGACCGGCTCGGGGGCAGGGTGGCCGCCTGGCCCCTCGACGGGCAGCGCACCATGAGCCGCGGCTTTCACGCCTTCTTCCGCCAGTACTACAACCTGCGCCGGCTCCTGCGCCGGATCGACGTCGACCTGTCCTTCCTCGTCCCCGTCGACGACTACCCGCTCCAACGACCCGACGGCCTGCGCGACTCCTTCGCGGGCCTCGTCACGACCCCACCCTGGTCGGTGCTGCAGTTCGTCGCCCGCAGCCCGGCCTTCACGGCCAGGGGCCTCGCCGGGGTGCACATTCCGTCGGCCCTCGAGCTTCTCAAGGTCCGGTTCCCCGACACCTACGAGCGCTACGAGGGGGAGTCGGCGGCCGCGTTCCTGGACCGGCTGCGCTTCCCGGACGGGGCGCGCGACCTCGCGCTCGAGGTGTTCGCCCGCTCCTTCTTCGCCGACCCGCGCGAGTTCGGCGCTGGCGAACTGGTGGCCATGTTCCACACCTACTTCCTCGGCTCCGCCGAGGGCCTCCTGTTCGATGTTCCCGACGACGACTACGACGCGGCGCTCTGGCGGCCGCTGGCCGCGCGCCTGGAGTGTCTCGGCGTCGACATCAGGCTCGACGCCCACGTCGACTCCATTGAGGTCCGCGACGACGGGGCCGCCGTGAGCATCGCAGGGCGGCGGGTGGAGGCCGACGCGGTCGTGCTCGCAGCCGACCCTCGCGCCGCCCGCAGGCTCGCCGAGGGCATCCCGGGCGACCATCTCGCGGGGTGGCGCGGGTCGGTGGCTGCCACCTACAACGCCCCGCCGTTCGTCGTCGTGCGGCTCTGGCTCGACACCCCCGTCGACGCGTCACGCCCGGCGTTCCTCGGCACCTCGGGATATGGCCCGTTGGACAACGTCTCGGTCCTCGAGCGGTTCGAGGCAGGCGCGGCCCGGTGGGCCGAGGACCATCACGGCTCGGTGGTCGAACTGCACGCCTACGCCTGCGATGAGGATGTCGTCGGCGACGAGGCCGCCGCGTCGGCACTTGTCGACCGGCTCGAGGCCGAACTGCACCGCGTGTTTCCCGAGACGGCCGCCGCGGGCGTCCTGGCGCGCGAGGTGCTGGTGCGTGACGACTGCACGCTGATCGGCCCCACCGGATGGGCCGCCCGGCCTGGCGTGATGACGCCGGATCCGAGGCTGGTGCTGGCCGGGGACTGGCTGCGCTGCGGCTACCCGGTCGCGCTGATGGAGCGGGCCGCGACGACGGGTTTCCTCGCCGCGAACCGTCTGCTCGCCCGGTGGGGCGCTGCGGGCCACGACATCTGGACCGTTCCGATGCGTGGCCTCCTCGCGCGCCGCCGGGTCAGGCCAGCCTCGGGAGGGGCAGCCCGACGGTGA
- a CDS encoding lycopene cyclase domain-containing protein, with protein MDSYQYLILMAACVAVTLPLEFVLRARVYRRPVRLLLAMAPMLAVFVAWDLLGIVRGHWTYSERFTSGIVLGILPLEELVFFLVIPLCGLLTYEGVGYVLGRLRGGRDDA; from the coding sequence ATGGACAGTTACCAGTACCTGATCCTGATGGCCGCCTGCGTGGCGGTCACCCTGCCTCTCGAGTTCGTGCTGCGTGCGCGCGTGTACCGCCGCCCGGTGCGTCTCCTGCTCGCCATGGCGCCGATGCTCGCGGTGTTCGTCGCCTGGGACCTGCTCGGCATCGTCCGCGGCCACTGGACCTACAGCGAGCGCTTCACCTCGGGCATCGTCCTGGGCATCCTGCCGCTCGAGGAACTGGTGTTCTTCCTCGTCATCCCCCTGTGCGGCCTGCTCACCTACGAGGGCGTCGGCTACGTGCTCGGCCGGCTCCGCGGCGGGAGGGACGATGCCTGA
- a CDS encoding tryptophan-rich sensory protein gives MNRDLLRQVWVSASAVLCVYGTLLGFGVIGTPVEESAGGALSADATLLAPGGPAFSIWSVIYLGLAAYTVWQWLPVNKESERARASGWLAGLSMLLNAAWITVTQWGWVWVSVVVIVVLALTLGLIVRALTVLPAHGLADRIVVDGTFGLYLGWVTVATCANVAAAGSTAGSPAPRILPVVAMVVLAAAAGLGVLFALRFGGRLAVAVAAAWGLAWIAVARLTGQPESTAVGAVAVVAAVIVVGAALVVRGRMSGARAAEA, from the coding sequence GTGAATCGCGATCTACTGCGCCAGGTCTGGGTGAGTGCCTCGGCCGTGCTGTGCGTGTACGGCACGCTGCTCGGCTTCGGGGTCATCGGCACACCGGTGGAGGAATCGGCGGGCGGAGCGCTGTCCGCAGATGCCACCCTGCTTGCGCCCGGCGGGCCCGCGTTCTCGATCTGGTCCGTGATCTATCTGGGTCTTGCCGCGTACACGGTGTGGCAGTGGCTTCCAGTCAACAAGGAGTCCGAACGAGCCAGGGCCTCCGGTTGGTTGGCAGGCCTGTCGATGTTGCTCAACGCCGCCTGGATCACGGTGACCCAGTGGGGTTGGGTCTGGGTCAGCGTCGTCGTGATCGTGGTGCTTGCGCTGACGCTCGGGCTCATCGTCCGTGCCCTGACGGTCCTGCCCGCGCATGGCCTCGCGGATCGCATCGTCGTCGACGGAACCTTCGGGCTCTACCTGGGGTGGGTCACGGTCGCCACCTGCGCCAACGTTGCCGCGGCAGGCAGCACGGCAGGGTCTCCGGCGCCCCGGATCCTGCCAGTGGTCGCGATGGTGGTGCTCGCCGCCGCAGCCGGGCTCGGTGTCCTCTTCGCGTTGAGGTTTGGTGGCCGCTTGGCCGTCGCGGTTGCTGCTGCTTGGGGTCTTGCCTGGATCGCGGTGGCGAGGCTGACCGGCCAGCCCGAGTCGACCGCCGTGGGGGCGGTCGCCGTCGTGGCTGCTGTGATCGTGGTGGGTGCTGCTCTGGTGGTCCGGGGGCGGATGTCCGGCGCGCGGGCCGCAGAGGCCTAG
- a CDS encoding phytoene/squalene synthase family protein, with protein MSGLDAGYRRCAELTRRYGTTYYWGAMLLPTRQRRDVYSVYALCRLTDDIVDEPERVDLAVPQDGTPAERLDAFRRLFFSALGSGEAPDQVMAAIVDSIRRRGTDPECFERFFDAMALDLSTDTWPTWEGLRDGYMEGSAAVIGEMMLPVLEPISDEARGPARALGHAFQLTNFLRDVDEDLDRGRVYLPQADLARHGADPWLRRVTPQWRAMMAEQIERNRALYAEAMTGLPLLPPPSRRCVGTALVLYSRILERIEARDYDVFSGRVRVPGSEKLGVVARTLTVGLPLPRLA; from the coding sequence ATGAGCGGGCTCGATGCCGGGTACCGCCGCTGCGCCGAACTGACGCGGCGCTACGGGACGACCTACTACTGGGGGGCCATGCTGCTGCCCACCAGGCAGCGCCGGGACGTCTACTCGGTCTATGCGCTGTGCCGACTGACGGACGACATCGTGGACGAGCCGGAGCGGGTCGACCTCGCGGTGCCGCAGGACGGCACCCCCGCCGAACGCCTCGACGCCTTCCGGAGGCTGTTCTTCTCGGCGCTCGGCTCGGGCGAGGCGCCCGACCAGGTGATGGCGGCGATCGTCGACAGCATCCGCAGGCGCGGCACCGACCCCGAATGCTTCGAGCGCTTCTTCGACGCCATGGCGCTGGACCTGAGCACCGACACCTGGCCCACCTGGGAGGGGCTGCGCGACGGCTACATGGAGGGCTCGGCTGCGGTGATCGGCGAGATGATGCTTCCGGTGCTTGAACCCATCTCGGACGAGGCGCGGGGGCCCGCGCGCGCCCTCGGCCACGCCTTCCAGTTGACCAACTTCCTGCGCGACGTCGACGAGGACCTGGATCGCGGACGCGTCTATCTACCTCAGGCCGACCTGGCACGGCACGGGGCGGACCCGTGGCTGCGGCGCGTCACGCCTCAGTGGCGGGCCATGATGGCGGAGCAGATCGAGCGCAACCGGGCCCTGTATGCCGAGGCGATGACCGGGCTCCCACTGCTGCCCCCGCCCTCCAGGCGGTGCGTCGGCACGGCCCTCGTGTTGTACAGCCGGATCCTCGAGCGCATCGAGGCCCGCGACTACGACGTGTTCTCGGGACGGGTGCGGGTTCCCGGTTCGGAGAAGCTCGGGGTCGTGGCGCGCACCCTCACCGTCGGGCTGCCCCTCCCGAGGCTGGCCTGA